In Cytobacillus sp. IB215665, one genomic interval encodes:
- a CDS encoding NAD(P)/FAD-dependent oxidoreductase, translated as MVENDCLIIGGGIAGLQAAIQLGRYNHRILVIDNNQGRSSICRCYHNILGWPHGVSGEKLRQLGREHAIGLGVCFIKDKIVDVKKQDELFVLIGEKGDTYKAKRVLFATGIVERFPNIPKLVPCLGLTVYVCPDCDGYEVTNKKVIVIGSGDVGASLAITLTYWSENIVYVNHGKETIKQSLLNKLSEHHITLANESITEIIVQGEGQFTGVLFGNGEVIKADRGFIGFGGNKVNSELAYKLGVERMENHHIVTNHRTKETSVKNIWAAGDITIHSEQVTLAMGEGAQAAIWIHKRILEER; from the coding sequence ATGGTGGAAAATGATTGTCTCATTATTGGAGGAGGAATAGCAGGACTACAAGCAGCAATCCAACTAGGGAGATATAACCATCGTATTTTAGTCATTGACAATAACCAAGGGCGGTCTTCAATATGCCGTTGCTACCATAATATATTGGGCTGGCCTCATGGTGTAAGTGGAGAGAAGCTTCGTCAATTAGGAAGAGAGCATGCGATAGGCTTAGGAGTGTGTTTTATCAAAGACAAAATAGTAGATGTAAAGAAACAGGATGAGCTATTTGTGCTAATAGGAGAAAAGGGGGATACATATAAAGCAAAAAGAGTGTTGTTTGCAACAGGTATTGTTGAACGTTTCCCCAACATTCCTAAACTTGTACCATGCTTAGGGTTAACGGTTTATGTGTGTCCGGATTGTGATGGATACGAAGTGACTAATAAAAAGGTTATAGTCATAGGTTCGGGAGATGTTGGTGCATCTCTTGCGATAACACTTACATATTGGTCGGAAAATATTGTCTATGTAAACCATGGTAAAGAAACTATCAAACAATCACTATTGAACAAGCTTAGTGAGCATCATATCACATTAGCTAATGAAAGTATTACAGAGATTATAGTACAAGGGGAAGGTCAGTTTACAGGAGTCCTATTTGGTAACGGAGAAGTCATTAAGGCTGATCGAGGCTTTATTGGCTTTGGAGGCAATAAAGTAAACAGTGAATTAGCATACAAGCTAGGAGTAGAACGAATGGAGAATCATCATATTGTCACAAATCATCGAACAAAAGAAACAAGTGTAAAAAATATATGGGCTGCTGGTGACATCACTATACATTCAGAGCAAGTAACGCTAGCGATGGGGGAGGGTGCCCAAGCAGCTATTTGGATCCATAAACGTATTCTTGAAGAAAGGTGA
- a CDS encoding 3-oxoacid CoA-transferase subunit B, producing the protein MGMGIDVRNRIAKRAAEEIKNGMIVNLGIGIPSLVPNHLPHDIHVMFHAENGVLGIGPSPKKGNEDENLCNAAGYPVTVVNGASYCDSAISFGMIRRGYVDLTILGSLQVSQNGDLANWIIPGKKVPGMGGAMELAQKAQKVIVVMSHADKMGQSKILEKCSLPLTSKNCVHMIITDMAVIHVTKDGLLLSELMAPFLVQDVIDKTGALLHLSDNLQVIP; encoded by the coding sequence ATGGGTATGGGAATAGATGTACGTAATCGAATAGCCAAAAGAGCTGCAGAAGAAATAAAGAATGGGATGATTGTGAATTTAGGAATTGGTATACCATCTTTAGTTCCGAATCACCTTCCACATGACATTCATGTCATGTTTCATGCAGAAAACGGAGTGCTTGGAATTGGTCCAAGCCCAAAAAAAGGAAATGAAGATGAGAATCTTTGCAATGCAGCAGGATATCCAGTCACGGTTGTAAACGGTGCTTCTTATTGCGACAGCGCTATTTCCTTTGGAATGATTAGACGCGGTTATGTAGATTTAACGATTTTAGGTTCGTTACAAGTGAGTCAAAACGGAGATTTAGCGAATTGGATTATACCAGGTAAAAAGGTACCAGGTATGGGTGGGGCGATGGAGCTGGCACAAAAAGCGCAAAAAGTTATTGTCGTAATGAGTCATGCAGATAAAATGGGACAATCAAAAATACTTGAAAAATGTTCATTACCGCTCACTTCAAAAAACTGTGTTCACATGATCATTACAGATATGGCAGTGATCCATGTAACGAAAGATGGTTTGCTATTATCCGAGTTAATGGCACCGTTCTTAGTTCAAGATGTTATTGATAAAACAGGTGCACTGCTACATTTAAGTGACAATCTACAAGTAATTCCATAA
- the uvsE gene encoding UV DNA damage repair endonuclease UvsE — MTIVRLGYVAMSMELANSSPSKTMTFSQFQKIQDREAALHKLEQISQLNLNNTFKHLKHNVASDVHFYRFSSRLIPLATHEELVDWNFLKPLKLLLRDIGSFVNKHRMRIDFHPDHFVIINSPKKHVLQNSLKTLKLHYILLKAMGIDITHRCVMHVGGNYKETEKSLERFVDNWMVVPRAIQKMIMLENDDTSFTVDDTLYLCEKLNIPLVFDYHHHLAHHQQENWQMNWQRIVNTWETSPLPIKMHISSPKSEKAFRHHADYIDLPMFMRFLSEIKGSISQIDCMIEAKRKDEALFTIMEQLKMVEHIEIIDGSTFYMK; from the coding sequence ATGACGATCGTTCGACTTGGATATGTTGCAATGAGCATGGAACTGGCAAATTCCTCTCCATCAAAAACAATGACCTTCTCACAATTTCAGAAAATACAGGACCGAGAGGCAGCATTGCATAAATTGGAACAAATATCACAGTTAAATTTAAACAACACTTTCAAGCATTTAAAACATAATGTCGCTTCTGATGTTCATTTTTATCGTTTCTCTTCACGACTAATTCCATTAGCAACCCACGAGGAGCTTGTTGATTGGAATTTTTTAAAGCCATTAAAATTGTTACTGCGTGATATTGGTAGTTTTGTCAACAAGCATCGAATGAGGATCGACTTTCACCCTGACCACTTTGTCATCATAAATTCTCCAAAAAAACACGTCTTACAAAACTCATTAAAAACTTTAAAGCTTCACTATATACTATTAAAGGCAATGGGAATTGATATAACCCACCGTTGTGTCATGCATGTTGGAGGTAACTATAAGGAAACAGAAAAATCACTTGAGCGATTTGTAGATAATTGGATGGTTGTACCAAGAGCAATTCAAAAAATGATCATGCTTGAAAATGATGATACTTCTTTTACAGTTGACGATACACTATATTTATGTGAAAAACTAAATATTCCACTCGTCTTCGATTATCACCATCATCTCGCACATCATCAGCAAGAAAATTGGCAAATGAACTGGCAACGTATTGTGAATACTTGGGAAACTTCTCCACTCCCAATTAAAATGCATATTTCAAGTCCGAAAAGCGAAAAAGCTTTTCGTCATCATGCAGATTATATTGACCTCCCTATGTTCATGCGTTTTTTGAGTGAGATAAAAGGTAGCATTTCACAAATTGATTGTATGATTGAAGCGAAAAGAAAGGACGAAGCATTGTTTACAATTATGGAACAGTTAAAGATGGTAGAACATATTGAAATAATTGATGGCTCTACATTTTACATGAAATAA
- a CDS encoding SCO family protein yields the protein MTKKYLVFITMSLLFILAGCGNTESDKAAIPNQVQYPVEDFTFTDQNSEPFGLNDLEGKVWVADFIFTNCTTVCSPMTANMARLQRMLEEEGIEGIEFVSFSVDPEVDAPEILEEYGTKFDANFDNWHFLTGYEQGFIEEFATSNFKTIVQKPKNEDQVIHGTDFYLVDQTGTIIKYYSGVTDTPYDEIVSHIKLLQ from the coding sequence ATGACAAAAAAATATCTTGTTTTTATCACAATGTCTTTATTATTTATCCTAGCTGGATGCGGAAATACTGAATCAGATAAGGCTGCAATTCCGAATCAGGTGCAATATCCTGTTGAAGACTTTACTTTTACTGACCAAAACAGTGAGCCATTTGGGCTTAACGACTTAGAAGGAAAAGTATGGGTAGCCGATTTTATTTTTACTAATTGTACGACAGTATGTTCTCCGATGACTGCAAATATGGCAAGATTACAACGTATGTTAGAAGAGGAAGGAATAGAAGGCATTGAATTCGTATCCTTTAGCGTAGACCCTGAAGTGGATGCCCCAGAAATACTAGAGGAATATGGGACGAAGTTTGATGCGAATTTTGACAACTGGCATTTTTTAACTGGATATGAGCAAGGTTTTATCGAGGAGTTTGCAACAAGTAACTTTAAGACAATTGTCCAAAAGCCGAAAAATGAAGATCAAGTTATACATGGTACCGACTTTTATTTAGTTGATCAAACCGGTACAATTATTAAGTATTATTCAGGAGTAACAGATACACCATATGACGAAATCGTTTCGCATATTAAATTGCTGCAATAG
- a CDS encoding YpmS family protein, translating into MKEQYWKWLFLGLLTINIIVVFYVSYLIMQSDDHVRLEERSTTDNEYSEFLIRTNKQELNELINYNIKKQSKDQPIEYEVILGETVELIGTVSMFGNKINMVMDFIPDLQEDGTIVLQQQSMSVGNLQIPVSAILKYISNHYPIPDWITIQPSQKLINVNFNELQIDDDGMKMKFNKFDLANDHIEMVLLFPALN; encoded by the coding sequence ATGAAAGAACAATATTGGAAGTGGCTTTTTTTAGGACTATTGACAATAAATATAATTGTTGTTTTTTATGTTAGTTATTTAATCATGCAGTCGGATGATCATGTCCGATTAGAAGAACGATCTACAACAGATAATGAATATTCAGAATTTTTGATAAGAACGAACAAACAAGAACTTAATGAATTAATCAATTATAATATTAAAAAACAATCGAAAGATCAACCAATTGAATACGAAGTGATTCTAGGAGAAACTGTTGAGCTTATAGGAACAGTTTCAATGTTTGGGAATAAAATAAATATGGTAATGGACTTTATTCCTGATCTGCAGGAAGATGGTACGATTGTTTTACAACAACAATCGATGTCAGTTGGGAACCTTCAAATACCAGTATCTGCTATATTAAAATATATTAGTAATCATTATCCTATACCAGATTGGATTACCATTCAGCCTTCACAGAAGCTTATAAATGTTAACTTTAACGAATTACAGATAGATGATGATGGAATGAAAATGAAATTTAATAAATTTGACTTAGCAAATGATCATATTGAGATGGTTTTATTATTTCCAGCTTTAAACTAA
- a CDS encoding peptidase, with product MHHHKESIHEWISNNQTKATQLLQKVVQEESTQGNEGSAQAVIIEKCRELGLQIDIWEPSISELTTSAYFVSTRKNFINSPNVVAVLKGCGDGRSIILNGHIDVVPEGDHNQWDVDPYSGEVKNGRLYGRGSTDMKGGNIALLLAIDAIKGLGIKLKGDVIFQSVIEEESGGAGTLATLLRGYKADAAIIPEPTNMKIFPKQQGSMWFRLMVKGRAAHGGTRYEGVSAIEKSMSVITHIEQLEKKRNENINDPLYANIPIPIPINIGKISGGTWPSSVADTVIIEGRMGVAPNESLQAAQAEMEKWLTTLSLEDSWFEHNPVELEWFGARWVPGTLNLDHELINVLSSKYRLIMNEQAIVEASPWGTDGGLLSQVGDIPTVVFGPGVTEVAHYPNEFVELDKIFQTAEIIALTVLEWCGVIEENIE from the coding sequence ATGCATCATCACAAAGAGAGCATACATGAATGGATTAGTAATAATCAAACAAAAGCAACACAGTTGTTACAAAAAGTAGTTCAAGAGGAAAGTACTCAAGGAAATGAAGGGTCAGCTCAAGCTGTAATTATTGAAAAATGCCGGGAATTAGGTTTACAGATCGATATATGGGAACCTTCTATAAGTGAATTAACGACTAGTGCATATTTTGTATCAACACGGAAGAACTTCATTAATAGCCCTAACGTTGTTGCTGTATTGAAAGGATGCGGTGATGGTCGATCGATTATTTTGAACGGACATATAGATGTTGTTCCAGAAGGTGATCATAACCAATGGGATGTTGACCCCTACAGTGGGGAAGTAAAAAATGGACGATTATATGGTCGAGGGTCTACTGATATGAAAGGTGGAAATATTGCTTTATTATTAGCCATAGATGCCATTAAGGGATTAGGTATTAAATTAAAAGGTGATGTGATCTTTCAAAGTGTCATTGAGGAAGAGAGTGGCGGTGCTGGGACGTTAGCTACATTATTAAGAGGGTATAAAGCAGATGCTGCAATTATACCAGAACCTACAAATATGAAAATATTTCCTAAACAACAAGGGTCTATGTGGTTTAGATTAATGGTAAAAGGTAGGGCCGCTCATGGTGGTACTAGGTATGAAGGTGTTAGTGCGATTGAAAAAAGCATGTCTGTTATTACCCATATTGAACAACTTGAAAAAAAACGCAACGAAAATATAAATGATCCTCTATATGCAAATATCCCAATCCCAATCCCAATAAATATCGGTAAAATTTCAGGAGGAACTTGGCCATCATCAGTGGCTGATACGGTGATTATAGAAGGAAGAATGGGTGTTGCGCCGAATGAATCATTACAAGCAGCACAAGCTGAAATGGAAAAATGGTTAACAACCCTTTCTTTAGAAGATAGTTGGTTTGAACATAACCCAGTTGAATTGGAATGGTTTGGTGCTAGGTGGGTACCTGGAACGCTAAACTTAGACCATGAGTTAATCAATGTATTAAGCTCTAAATATCGTTTAATTATGAATGAACAGGCTATAGTAGAAGCCTCACCTTGGGGAACAGATGGTGGGTTGCTTTCACAAGTTGGCGATATACCTACAGTTGTGTTTGGACCAGGAGTTACAGAGGTTGCTCATTATCCAAACGAGTTTGTTGAATTAGACAAAATATTTCAAACAGCTGAGATTATCGCTTTGACAGTTTTGGAATGGTGTGGTGTGATTGAAGAAAATATTGAATAG
- a CDS encoding CoA transferase subunit A: MENSFNKIITAYDAVKQITDNSTLMFGGFGGVGSPPTLIDEILTKRPNNLTLIGNDAGFPEIGIGKIVCEGLASKLIASHIGSNPVAGKLMSDNSLTVEFSPQGTLVERIRAGGVGLGGILVDIGIDNETVNHEKERITVDGIDYLLESALTADVAIIYAKKSDPFGNLIYDKTAQNTNPLVAMAGNYTIAEVEEIVPLGQIQPEEIVTPGIFVNSIVQSKGVNWSWVWE, translated from the coding sequence ATCGAAAACTCATTTAATAAAATTATTACCGCATATGATGCTGTAAAACAAATAACAGATAATAGCACGCTAATGTTCGGTGGTTTCGGAGGAGTTGGTAGTCCCCCAACGTTAATTGATGAAATTTTAACGAAAAGACCGAATAATTTGACGTTAATTGGTAATGATGCTGGATTTCCGGAAATAGGTATCGGGAAAATTGTGTGTGAAGGATTAGCTAGCAAACTTATTGCATCACATATAGGTTCAAATCCAGTTGCAGGAAAGTTAATGTCAGACAATAGCTTAACAGTTGAGTTTTCACCACAAGGAACTTTAGTTGAAAGAATCCGAGCTGGTGGAGTCGGTCTTGGAGGAATATTAGTAGATATTGGTATAGATAATGAAACTGTTAACCATGAAAAAGAAAGAATAACAGTTGATGGTATAGATTATTTACTAGAATCGGCATTAACTGCAGATGTGGCTATTATATATGCTAAGAAAAGTGACCCGTTCGGGAATCTAATTTATGACAAAACGGCTCAAAATACCAACCCTCTCGTTGCGATGGCAGGAAATTATACGATTGCAGAGGTTGAAGAAATTGTACCGTTAGGTCAAATTCAACCTGAAGAAATCGTTACGCCTGGTATTTTCGTCAATAGCATTGTTCAAAGCAAAGGAGTGAACTGGTCATGGGTATGGGAATAG
- a CDS encoding aspartate aminotransferase family protein, which translates to MEETHLIKPTLDKEYPIISHGKGIYLYDTKGKRYLDGSSGAITASIGHGVQEIIDVMAEQAKKVSFVYRSQFTNEPAEQLAKKMSELASGDFHWSFFVNSGSEATETAMKIAIQYWQERNMKGKNKILSRWMSYHGITIGALSMSGHLKRRARFISLLDDLPIIPPPYCYRCPYHSTYPSCELMCATELERVIKRIGAENIAAFIAEPIIGAAAGALIPPSNYYQTIKDICERNNILFIADEVMTGLGRTGKMFAINHWDVEPDIITLGKGLSGGYTPIASTLVSDHVMQPFIKGSKTIMSGHTFSANPQSAAVALAVINYVEKHNLVVSAEKKGHSLMEKLDKLRQNNPIIGDVRGKGLLIGVEFVSDIFSKLPFKEEVNVTDIVVHKAQERGLLVYPANAGTEGVGGDAVLIAPPLTISNEEIDELVKLFEISLQEVQKELQIIGM; encoded by the coding sequence TTGGAGGAAACTCATTTAATTAAACCAACATTAGACAAAGAATACCCTATTATTAGTCATGGTAAAGGTATTTATTTGTACGATACGAAAGGGAAAAGATATTTAGATGGATCATCTGGAGCGATTACTGCAAGTATTGGACATGGGGTTCAAGAAATTATTGACGTGATGGCAGAACAAGCGAAAAAAGTTTCCTTTGTTTATCGTTCACAATTTACAAATGAACCTGCTGAACAACTAGCTAAAAAAATGAGTGAGCTAGCTTCAGGTGATTTTCATTGGTCATTTTTTGTAAATAGTGGTTCAGAAGCAACCGAAACAGCAATGAAAATTGCCATTCAATATTGGCAGGAGCGCAATATGAAAGGAAAAAATAAAATTCTATCTAGATGGATGAGTTACCACGGCATAACTATAGGTGCATTATCTATGTCTGGTCACTTAAAACGGAGGGCTCGATTTATTTCTTTACTTGACGATTTACCTATTATTCCACCTCCTTATTGTTATCGCTGTCCATATCATTCAACTTACCCTTCGTGCGAGTTAATGTGTGCGACAGAGCTTGAAAGAGTGATAAAACGTATCGGCGCTGAGAACATAGCAGCCTTTATTGCAGAACCGATTATTGGAGCTGCTGCTGGTGCACTTATTCCTCCTTCAAATTATTATCAAACAATTAAAGATATTTGTGAAAGAAATAATATTTTATTTATCGCAGATGAAGTAATGACAGGATTAGGGCGTACTGGAAAAATGTTTGCAATCAACCATTGGGATGTTGAACCTGACATTATCACCTTAGGGAAAGGGTTAAGTGGGGGCTATACACCAATAGCATCAACTTTAGTAAGCGATCATGTTATGCAGCCATTTATTAAAGGATCAAAAACAATCATGAGTGGACATACGTTTAGTGCGAATCCACAATCAGCAGCAGTAGCATTAGCAGTAATTAACTATGTTGAAAAACATAATTTAGTAGTATCAGCTGAAAAAAAGGGACATAGCTTGATGGAGAAATTGGATAAACTACGACAAAACAATCCAATTATCGGTGATGTTAGAGGGAAAGGTCTGCTAATTGGTGTTGAGTTTGTATCGGACATATTTAGTAAACTACCGTTTAAAGAAGAGGTAAATGTGACTGATATTGTTGTGCACAAAGCACAGGAGAGAGGTTTGCTTGTTTATCCGGCCAACGCTGGAACTGAAGGGGTTGGTGGTGATGCTGTATTAATAGCTCCCCCCTTGACTATTTCTAATGAAGAAATTGATGAACTAGTTAAGCTTTTTGAAATATCATTACAAGAAGTGCAAAAAGAATTGCAAATTATAGGGATGTAA
- the msrB gene encoding peptide-methionine (R)-S-oxide reductase MsrB, protein MRNNELATFAGGCFWCMVKPFDEQPGINKLISGYTGGHKENPTYKEVCSETTGHYEAVQISFNPEVFPYEKLLELYWMQIDPTDAGGQFHDRGDSYRTAIFYYTEEQKKLAERSKEDLERSGKFKQPIVTKILPAMRFYPAEEYHQDYYKKNPFRYKMYRQGSGRDTFLKKHWRDTKKDEQLKQRLTPIQYEVTQNNGTEPPFKNEYWDNRQEGIYVDIVSGEPLFSSLEQFDSGCGWPSFTKPIYETGVKEEMDVSHNMVRTEVRSKQADSHLGHVFEDGPGPNGLRYCINSAALKFIPKDKLEEQGYGDFKRLFKK, encoded by the coding sequence ATGAGAAATAATGAATTAGCTACTTTTGCTGGGGGCTGTTTTTGGTGTATGGTTAAACCTTTTGACGAGCAACCAGGCATTAACAAATTAATATCTGGTTATACTGGTGGACATAAAGAAAATCCAACATACAAAGAAGTATGTTCTGAAACAACAGGTCATTACGAAGCTGTTCAAATCTCGTTTAATCCAGAGGTTTTTCCGTACGAGAAATTATTAGAATTATATTGGATGCAAATTGATCCGACAGATGCTGGTGGACAATTTCATGACAGAGGGGATTCATATAGAACGGCAATCTTCTATTATACAGAAGAACAAAAGAAATTAGCTGAACGATCGAAAGAAGATCTCGAAAGAAGTGGAAAGTTTAAACAACCTATTGTAACAAAAATTTTACCTGCAATGAGATTTTATCCAGCTGAAGAATATCATCAAGATTATTACAAAAAAAATCCGTTTCGCTATAAAATGTATCGACAAGGCTCAGGGAGAGATACATTTTTGAAAAAACATTGGCGAGACACAAAAAAAGATGAACAATTAAAGCAAAGGTTAACTCCAATTCAATATGAAGTTACACAAAACAATGGTACAGAACCACCATTTAAAAATGAGTATTGGGATAATAGGCAAGAAGGAATTTATGTGGATATTGTGTCAGGTGAACCGTTATTTAGCTCTCTCGAACAATTTGATTCAGGCTGTGGTTGGCCTAGCTTCACTAAACCAATATATGAAACAGGTGTCAAAGAAGAAATGGATGTAAGTCATAATATGGTAAGAACTGAAGTGAGAAGCAAACAAGCAGACTCTCATTTAGGTCATGTTTTTGAGGATGGTCCAGGGCCAAACGGTTTACGCTATTGCATTAATTCAGCTGCACTAAAATTTATTCCTAAGGATAAGCTAGAAGAACAGGGCTATGGTGATTTTAAAAGACTATTCAAAAAATAA
- a CDS encoding SGNH/GDSL hydrolase family protein codes for MKIRFWIVCISCCILLVNHHAYAEMSEADVIKHEAKRVKDASSGVVSLVALGDSITKGVGDSSGMGGYPGFLKELLIKESYVHKVTMNNFGKRGLRSSQLLELVKQNEIIHSLKNADIVVATIGGNDIMKVVRDNYFELTIPMFDKQQQNYEKNIGEILAAIRSENPFCIIVIIGLYNPFSVWFDNLEEINIIMRKWDEVSKQIALSHKQTLFVEIGDLFEKNTKALLNNDYFHPNTLGYQLIAERVYDSLKQRYQQFQRSF; via the coding sequence ATGAAAATCAGGTTTTGGATAGTATGTATTAGTTGCTGCATCTTATTGGTAAATCATCATGCCTATGCAGAGATGAGTGAAGCAGATGTAATAAAACATGAAGCAAAACGAGTAAAAGACGCGTCAAGTGGCGTTGTTTCTCTCGTTGCACTTGGGGATTCTATAACAAAAGGTGTTGGAGATAGCTCTGGAATGGGTGGGTATCCTGGCTTTTTGAAGGAGTTATTGATAAAGGAAAGTTATGTACATAAAGTTACAATGAATAATTTCGGTAAACGAGGTTTGCGTAGTTCGCAATTATTAGAGCTCGTTAAACAAAATGAAATTATTCACTCCTTAAAGAATGCAGATATAGTCGTAGCTACGATAGGTGGCAATGATATTATGAAGGTGGTTCGTGATAACTATTTCGAGCTAACAATTCCAATGTTCGATAAGCAACAACAAAACTATGAAAAAAATATAGGCGAAATATTAGCAGCTATAAGAAGTGAAAACCCCTTTTGCATTATCGTTATCATTGGATTGTATAATCCATTTAGTGTTTGGTTTGATAATTTGGAAGAAATAAATATAATTATGCGAAAATGGGATGAAGTAAGCAAACAAATTGCTTTGAGCCACAAACAGACCCTTTTTGTGGAAATTGGAGATTTATTTGAAAAGAATACGAAAGCGTTACTAAATAACGATTATTTTCATCCCAATACATTGGGTTATCAACTAATTGCAGAAAGAGTGTATGATAGCTTGAAACAACGCTACCAACAATTTCAAAGGAGTTTTTAA
- a CDS encoding aldehyde dehydrogenase family protein — protein MKKHLLINGDWIKASEYRDLYAPYNGDKLAEVAFANAREINLAIDAADRAIKSMAQLTAFQRAEILMKLVELLKGRRHECATIIATESAKPIKAAIVEVDRTIMTYTFAAEEAKRINGETVPMDAAPGGENRIAYTLRQPLGIIAAITPFNFPMNLVAHKIGPAIAAGNTIILKPASQTPLSSIYLGELLMECGLPPGALNIVTGSGAKIGEKLVIDNRIKAITFTGSPQIGKKIKNQAGLKRVTLELGSNSALLIDKNVNLTDFIGRCVNGSFSFAGQVCISLQRIYVHEEIYDQFVTSFLEETKKLKIGNPLDHTTDISSLISEQDVERSLKWINEAVIAGAELVIGGQRRANNTLEPSVLLNVPSTEKISCQEVFAPVVMINKISSMEEGITEINESKYGLQAGIFTNDLQLALKAAERLEVGGVMINDIPTFRVDHMPYGGVKESGIGKEGIKYAIDEMLETKLVCFRKI, from the coding sequence ATGAAAAAACACCTGCTTATTAACGGAGATTGGATAAAAGCGAGCGAATATAGAGATCTATATGCCCCGTACAACGGTGATAAGTTAGCTGAGGTAGCGTTTGCAAATGCACGAGAAATAAATCTCGCGATTGATGCAGCTGATCGTGCGATTAAATCAATGGCACAGCTAACAGCTTTTCAACGTGCAGAAATTTTGATGAAACTAGTTGAATTATTAAAGGGTCGCCGTCATGAATGTGCTACGATTATCGCTACAGAATCAGCAAAGCCTATTAAGGCAGCTATTGTTGAAGTTGACAGGACGATAATGACATATACATTTGCAGCTGAAGAGGCAAAACGGATTAATGGAGAAACAGTACCAATGGATGCCGCTCCAGGGGGAGAGAATCGAATTGCTTACACGTTGCGTCAACCACTTGGAATTATTGCTGCAATCACCCCTTTTAACTTCCCAATGAATTTAGTAGCTCATAAAATCGGTCCAGCAATTGCAGCTGGAAATACAATTATATTAAAACCGGCTAGCCAAACACCACTGTCTTCTATTTACTTAGGTGAACTGTTAATGGAATGTGGGCTACCACCTGGTGCACTCAATATAGTGACAGGAAGTGGGGCAAAAATCGGAGAAAAATTAGTGATCGACAATAGAATTAAAGCGATTACTTTTACTGGAAGCCCGCAGATAGGAAAAAAAATAAAAAACCAAGCTGGCTTAAAGCGGGTGACTTTGGAGCTTGGCTCGAACTCCGCATTATTAATCGATAAGAATGTTAATTTAACTGACTTCATTGGGAGATGTGTTAATGGCTCTTTCTCCTTTGCTGGTCAAGTATGTATTTCATTACAACGTATTTATGTTCATGAAGAAATATATGATCAATTTGTTACGAGTTTTCTAGAAGAAACGAAGAAATTAAAAATTGGTAATCCGTTAGATCATACTACGGACATCTCTTCATTAATTTCAGAGCAAGATGTTGAGCGCTCTCTTAAATGGATAAATGAAGCGGTTATTGCTGGTGCTGAGCTAGTGATTGGGGGCCAGAGAAGAGCTAATAATACGCTTGAACCGTCTGTATTGCTAAATGTTCCTTCAACTGAAAAAATTTCTTGTCAGGAAGTCTTTGCACCTGTTGTGATGATTAATAAAATATCTTCAATGGAAGAAGGGATAACAGAAATAAACGAATCTAAGTATGGTTTGCAAGCAGGGATTTTTACGAATGATCTTCAACTTGCCCTTAAGGCAGCTGAACGACTAGAGGTTGGAGGTGTTATGATAAACGACATCCCAACGTTTCGTGTTGATCATATGCCTTATGGTGGGGTTAAAGAGAGTGGAATCGGGAAAGAAGGAATCAAGTATGCAATTGATGAAATGTTAGAAACAAAATTGGTATGCTTTAGAAAAATATAA